cttgtcctatcttattatatacaatcttaaccttatcctatcttaatcttatcctatagtaccttatgctatagaactacatggtaacatatcctaattttatcttatcctaagtatgtatgacaactctcgtgtaattatgtgctgaatctacagggaaatgtagctatgtgcatctgactgatagcccatctccacacccatctcctgagccctgggcatggtacttagctgctccagtgcatcaataggaaagatgaactcatcttcatcaatcctacgcctcttggttgaatgagtaccctcattatcctcattcttcccctgtttcgctaagttaatttcatttaaatgtctgttccaaaactcctgacaccagtactcagtaaagcacttggcgtcataggtcattttagagtactttgttacataatagttatacaaccaatagaatttctccaggtgagatgaggcggctacagcctgtgctggagcctgaagcagaggggtcagatgaaccaTGCCTGGAGCTGAAaatggatgtggagctgggcttacaggtgtgactaagtgtggcaataaaacagaggagcccataaaaagaaatggggatgaaacaaaagaggagggggctgaagacggaaataaaaatgaagaggaggagaaggttgatgagctgggcttaggctctaaccccttctgttggtcatacctccttcttcgccctgaccggcctcccgccgtatttctacggcggcctgtgccctgctgacccctgctggttgccaccgggatggcagcagatccaggagaggcagacgtggtcagggagctggctgccggcggcctggtgcggcacttcttccgacggccagcatcactggaactggtttgtcctttgggattataaagacaggggacagcatatttaatttaaatgaaacattatgtcactgtacaacaacactacatcacaaccatcacagatatcacacttggcagtcggtattgcacactaagaaaaattctgcagtctttattggatacaggaaacacacgcttgggaaacttatgcgctggtcttgacttgggccgtctgcgtttcagcaggggaacctgacctataaaaacaagccagtttgtgcacagattccctgatacgcagaacaacagcgaaaaacaacactggaaaggttcatgtgcatcaaatatagcagcccactcaatccaaatgctggcatcaacaactgactattaagtcaaatcctttacatatcttacactttccataagttgcattatttattc
The nucleotide sequence above comes from Brienomyrus brachyistius isolate T26 unplaced genomic scaffold, BBRACH_0.4 scaffold42, whole genome shotgun sequence. Encoded proteins:
- the LOC125722776 gene encoding uncharacterized protein LOC125722776 gives rise to the protein MSIVKTTVNLQRIDWLLPKGAVSVRIAPEYIPGPVGRGQTSSSDAGRRKKCRTRPPAASSLTTSASPGSAAIPVATSRGQQGTGRRRNTAGGRSGRRRRYDQQKGLEPKPSSSTFSSSSFLFPSSAPSSFVSSPFLFMGSSVLLPHLVTPVSPAPHPFSAPGMVHLTPLLQAPAQAVAASSHLEKFYWLYNYYVTKYSKMTYDAKCFTEYWCQEFWNRHLNEINLAKQGKNEDNEGTHSTKRRRIDEDEFIFPIDALEQLSTMPRAQEMGVEMGYQSDAHSYISL